In Sesamum indicum cultivar Zhongzhi No. 13 linkage group LG8, S_indicum_v1.0, whole genome shotgun sequence, the sequence TAACACTATGGAAAGATGAGGTAGCTCTTTGTGAGTATATGTTGGCTGTAAGCCACAAATATGTTGCAAAGCAGGCTAAGTGGGACTGTGAAACTAAAAGAAACATAAGCACATGAGGAATCACATGGATTGGTCTTctcaatcataaaaaaaaattacttccTACCACCTCCCAGATAAGGATAtggtttgataaattatactGCACAGTGAACattatgtgtgtttgtttgaTCGTCCTACGTGATGTCTTAGCATGCAGTAAAAATCTGGGAAAAAACAACTCATGGTTATATGTTATGAAAAAGCAGTTTGTATCGTGTTCACGTAAAAATCTGTGTGTTCTTGTGCTTTGATTTTCCTCTCTTACTTCTGCACGCGTTTCTATTTCTATTTTGCAGTTGCTAGTAAACGATACTGAATGTTTTCCCCGCAGAAAATAACAGCTTGACAAAATGTTACTGAAAGGTTATATTCATTGGTAAGATTTACAGGCTACAAGCAGAAGCAATCTGCAAGAAAGAATATGAATCTATTCTGGATTACAAAACTTAGCATCCTAGTTCAGTCATCTCAGTTCAGGTTTCCAAATCAATGGGGCCGAGTTATGAACTTGATCAGAATGAAAGTGCCGTCCGACAAGAACTCAGTTGAGAAGTAAGGCTTAGGAAGTAATCTTCAGGGCAGGGAATTGTGAGGCCTCCCATTGGATGGTTGTATCCAAACTCTTCCTCAGCCAAATGCAACAAGTCTTGGAACAATGGGTGGTTCAAGTAGCATATGGGAATCACAAACCTTGTGTGCATCTCACCGACGTACACTGGAAAATGGCCTTTTGGGACGTCATTGTACGTCGATACGTTTGCTTTTCTAGGCGAAAGTGTTCTTCGGAGTTTCTCTTTGGTCTGAGCTATTCCACCTAAACTGAATCCCATCTTCAGAAGAGAAGAACTGGAGGGAGTTGAGTGTATGTATGGAGTGTTAGTCTTTTGTAAGATAGCTTGTGTTGGAAATAATGATTTAAAAGTGAAGTATATATAGGAGCATGCAAATAGATTAAGGATATGGGGAGATGTGGGAGACATATCAGGTGAAATAATTGGGGAAGAATCACATGGATTTTTGACTAATCTGTGGCATTTGGAGGACAGTCTGCCCTACCACATTAGGGAACCAACAATGAGAAATTGCAACttggaatatatatacatatgtatatccTAATTAATAGTTGATACAAAAGATATATGCTTTTCTTGGTGATGAGAAGGGAAAAAGGGGCCATATATTTCACCTTTATTGATGCATTGAACTAAGGGGTTTTTGTGGTGTTTTTTGTGGAAAGCAAAAGCTGGTGGGGGAATATGTATGATATCAAGACTGAATACTGATGACAAGGGCTGCCAAGTAGCACAATTGTCTTCTGCAATGcataattagggttttggaggaggacttcttttctttccaacTTGTGATTATAAAATCACCCATTACTTGGTatgcaataaatataatacaaaaaagatgtattttctcttgaaaataaattatataattaatatattcatctctctctaaatattaatcatctattcaattataacataaaatcTTTTGTCgtactaatttttgaatactcaaatttactctttattttgtttcttccctttaaaaaatgtgatcaaattagtaattttaatacctttttaataatctcagagttatatgtatatatatattttctattaactACCCATTGCTCTCACCTTACTTTTCtacattaattacaatttataattataattgattcttttacaaatttctattttcttatcATTCCACaccaaaattctttttatatactCGCGGGAACTGCATGCATCGATAGctagtaaatataaaactatCCGAGTAAGCACCATATCTGCTCATACTTGGATAGATATGGCGTTACTTCGATAGCCtttgtgaattttattttaccatGTAACAAagtactttttaattttaacattcaaataagtatatgattatttatttttatccaaaagatATCAAATAatgcttaaaatttttttttggccacttaaaagattattttctatttaaatttatataagtgtAATATTGATTATCTTTATCCAAAAAGATTCACTcaatttttcttgataaatttagttagtcaaataattcaaatttatttttatgttcattatttaattttaagtttttttattgtttatcattgttttctatttttatag encodes:
- the LOC105169724 gene encoding indole-3-acetic acid-induced protein ARG7-like, yielding MGFSLGGIAQTKEKLRRTLSPRKANVSTYNDVPKGHFPVYVGEMHTRFVIPICYLNHPLFQDLLHLAEEEFGYNHPMGGLTIPCPEDYFLSLTSQLSSCRTALSF